Proteins co-encoded in one Sebastes umbrosus isolate fSebUmb1 chromosome 20, fSebUmb1.pri, whole genome shotgun sequence genomic window:
- the znf668 gene encoding zinc finger protein 668 has protein sequence MASPQPGSPPPTPPPAQDEESQQQEEEPVKDHPPAKKRGRSRPPKAKPSFKCSACTEAFRTLSALRSHKLSAHAKDRQQQQHSCSQCTKTFTSKAQLSKHERTHSAQRPFQCPDCHKAYKTPTELRNHSRSHTGEKPFVCTECGKAFMQAICLRIHMTQHSGERPYSCRQCSKSYPTQSKLKVHMRSHTGEKPYFCAECGKSFADPSVFRKHRRNHQGHRPYACDECGKTYTELKDLKNHERSHTGEKPYLCSDCGKAFSRSSSLACHQRIHSQNKPYQCEQCGKGFTQLSSYQSHLRTHSGEKPFLCPQCGKMFSDPSSFRRHQRAHMGFKPYPCDKCSKRFRQPADLAVHERVHSGERPYKCQSCDKAFVASWDLRRHMLVHTGLRPFSCTECDKSFAERSSLNKHRRVHSGERPFKCEECLKSFVVSSSLRKHERTHLAEQTEQQQQQQQQQQQQQETEAGSASGFTAHTTLPQFSCTHCDATFGSWDKVQAHESLHSINSAPPAVTKIVPMGSHVCETCQTEFAQLADLQEHEKQHPKPRPHVCSSCGKGFLNKSGLRKHQKIHSTSKPHSCPHCGKAFLFAAYLRKHLRTHAAAQQLSDLNIIHTDPLPSPPAPSEVSPSTVEPSAISLTVPVTVPVTAFQTLPEYLVKEEGL, from the coding sequence ATGGCCTCTCCTCAGCCTGGCAGCCCACCTCCCACCCCTCCTCCTGCACAGGACGAAGAGAGCCAACAACAAGAGGAAGAGCCGGTGAAGGATCATCCGCCTGCGAAAAAACGTGGCAGAAGCAGGCCTCCGAAAGCCAAACCGTCCTTCAAATGCTCCGCGTGCACGGAGGCTTTCAGAACTCTGTCGGCTCTGCGGAGCCACAAGCTCTCGGCGCACGCGAAGGACcggcagcagcaacaacactcGTGTTCTCAGTGCACTAAAACATTCACCAGCAAGGCTCAACTCTCAAAGCACGAGCGCACTCACTCGGCCCAGCGCCCCTTTCAGTGTCCCGACTGTCACAAGGCTTACAAGACACCCACGGAGCTGCGCAACCACAGCCGCTCTCACACTGGGGAGAAACCATTCGTATGCACGGAGTGCGGCAAGGCCTTCATGCAAGCTATATGCCTGAGGATCCATATGACACAGCACAGCGGAGAGCGTCCTTACTCTTGCCGTCAGTGCTCTAAGAGCTACCCCACCCAGTCTAAACTGAAGGTGCACATGCGCTCTCACACGGGAGAAAAGCCGTACTTCTGCGCCGAGTGCGGCAAGAGCTTTGCAGATCCTTCGGTGTTTCGAAAACACAGGAGGAACCACCAAGGCCACCGGCCGTACGCCTGCGACGAGTGTGGGAAAACCTACACGGAGCTGAAGGACCTGAAAAACCACGAGCGCTCCCACACTGGAGAAAAACCATACTTGTGCTCCGACTGTGGCAAAGCTTTCTCCCGCTCCTCCTCGCTGGCCTGCCATCAGCGCATTCACTCCCAGAACAAACCCTATCAGTGCGAGCAGTGTGGTAAAGGCTTCACCCAGCTCTCCTCCTACCAGTCTCACCTCCGCACTCACTCTGGCGAGAAGCCGTTCCTCTGCCCGCAGTGTGGCAAGATGTTTTCCGACCCCTCCAGTTTCCGTCGCCACCAGCGAGCCCACATGGGTTTCAAGCCGTACCCCTGCGACAAGTGCTCCAAGAGGTTCCGGCAGCCGGCCGACCTGGCCGTGCACGAGCGCGTTCACTCTGGAGAGCGGCCTTACAAGTGTCAGAGCTGCGACAAGGCCTTTGTAGCATCCTGGGATCTGCGGCGCCACATGCTCGTCCACACGGGTCTAAGGCCCTTTTCTTGCACCGAGTGCGACAAGTCGTTCGCAGAGCGCTCCAGCCTCAACAAACACCGCCGCGTGCACTCCGGAGAGAGGCCTTTCAAATGCGAGGAGTGTTTGAAGTCATTCGTGGTGTCCTCGAGCCTGCGAAAACATGAGAGAACTCACCTAGCGGAGCAGACtgagcaacaacagcaacagcagcagcaacaacaacaacaacaggagacGGAGGCCGGGTCAGCCTCAGGCTTTACCGCCCACACAACTCTCCCTCAGTTCTCCTGTACTCACTGTGATGCTACATTTGGAAGCTGGGATAAAGTTCAGGCACACGAAAGTCTCCACTCCATCAACTCCGCTCCTCCGGCCGTCACCAAAATCGTGCCCATGGGCTCACATGTGTGTGAAACCTGCCAGACAGAGTTCGCACAGCTGGCGGACTTGCAGGAGCACGAGAAGCAGCATCCCAAGCCGAGGCCCCACGTGTGCAGCAGCTGCGGCAAAGGCTTCCTCAACAAATCTGGACTGCGTAAACACCAGAAGATCCACTCCACCAGCAAACCGCACAGCTGCCCCCACTGTGGCAAagctttcctgtttgctgcctACCTTCGCAAGCACTTGCGGACTCACGCAGCCGCCCAACAACTCAGTGACTTAAACATTATTCACACCGACCCGcttccctctcctccagctcccaGTGAGGTTTCTCCCTCCACTGTTGAACCCAGCGCCATATCCCTGACAGTTCCAGTGACTGTACCTGTGACTGCTTTTCAGACTCTGCCAGAGTACTTAGTCAAAGAGGAGGGACTTtaa